The Alistipes megaguti sequence CCCCTTGACGATCACCGCCGCACCGATCACCGGCAGCCCTGCCGCATCGCGCACCACGCCCGATACGGTGACGGGACCCTTTGCCGTTGCGGCCTTGTTTTTCTTGAAGATGATGATGTTCGTCTGCTGGATCTTGTAGCCGATGTCGGTTCCGGCAAAGAGTTTGTCCAGCGCTTTGTCGACGGGGGTGTTCTCCACCCGGATGCTGACCCGGCGCGTAATGTCCTCGACGTTCTGGTTGATGAACAGGTAGCGGGTCTGTTTTTCGATCTCGCTGATCACCTCCTCGAGCGGAACGTTCTGCATGTCGAGGGTGATGTTCGCCGTTTGGGCCTTCAATGCCATCGGCAAGAGGATCAAACAGATGGAGAATGCAAGAAATATATTCCTGATTTGGCGGAATATTATTTTTTCCATACTTTTGTAGAAAGATAATAGGTTACTGAGTTCAGGATGACTTGACTATTATCCCGGCTCCGGAGATCTCGCACATCTTCGGGGCCGATTTTTTCGGATAACAGCCCGGGAAAATTCGGTCGTTTGGGTTATCTCATAGGCTGGCGGTATTTTATCGGATGTATATGGTATTGTGCGTATAGTCGTGTTCGTAGGTGAAGTCGACTATCTGCTGCAGAACGCTCAGGGCGTTGTCGATGCCGTCCGACACGCGGATCTCGCCGCTGATGATGTCCACGACCGGCAGCGGATCGCACTCCAGCACAATATGCACGGCAAAGGCCCGTTCGAAGCGTTCCATGAGTTCGTCGAAGGGCATGCTCTCCAGATGGATCAGCCCCTCGGTCCAGCTCGTTTCGGCAAAGTTCTGCACACGGCTCTTGCAGAAGCGGCCGTCGACCAGGCTCACCATGTCGTTCGGCTCCATGAGCATCGTCTGCGAGGGGTCGTTCAGGTTGACCACCTTCACGCGGCCCTGCATCAGCGTGGTCGAGAAGAGGTTGCGCTCCTCGTCGGTATGTACGCTGAAGCGCGTGCCCAGCACCTCGATCTCGGAGACGAACGTCTTGACGACAAACGGACGGTCGGCCTCATGGGTCACATCGAAAATGGCTTCACCCGAAATCTTCACCTGCCGTTTGCTGCGGTTGAAGACCACCGGATACTCCAGTCGGGTTCCGGCGTTGAGCCATACCGCGGTTCCGTCCTCCAGCGTCAGGCGGATATACTGTCCGTCGGGGACCTCGACCACGGCCATGCGGTCGGAGATGGAGTCGGCCGTCGTGCGCGAAGCGAAGTACCACACGCCGCCCAGCAGCAGCAATGAGGCCGCCACGCCCGACGCATAGCGGACCAGCCGCAGCAGCGGTGCCCGACGGCGTTTGGGCCGTGCAACCGCAAGAAGCGCCTCGTCGGCCGCCTGGCAGATGTAGCGGATCCGGTTCAGTTCGTGCAGATGAGCTTCGGGGTCGCTGTCGAGCCAGGCGAGGATCTCCGCGTTTTCCGCTTCGGTCGTCTCGCCGGACAAATAGCGATATAGCAGTTCTTCCTTCATGTCGTATCTTCGATGGTCGATTCGACTATATAACACGCCGGCCCGCAATGTTTGGCACCCAAAATGCAAATAAATTATTTTAATAAATTTTGCAGAAATTTTAATTTTATAACACACTGTATATCTGCATATTGAAATGTTGGTCAACCAAAACGGGCGTCAAAATATTTTTCAAAGAACAGATTTCATCCACCTGATTTTCCATCCGGACCACCAAGAAAACTCGAAGAGCGTATTATTTGCGGAAAAAATCGTATTTTTGAGATCCGATCCGGACACACCTCACGATGACCTTGGACACAAGCATACGCCGATTCTGCGACACCTTCCATCAGGAACGGGCCAAGTATGCGAATTTTGCCATGCGCTTCGTGCGGGACCGCGCCGCAGCCGAGGATCTGGTCAACGACAGCTTCGTCACCTTCTGGGAGCGACGCGAGACGCTGGCCGAAGAGACCGTCTGCGAGGCCTACTTCTATACGATCGTCAAGAACAAGTGTCTGAACTACCTGCGCGACATGCAGACGCGCTCGAAGATCCGGGGCGACCTCCAGGACACCTCCAGCCGGCTGATGCAGTACGATCTGGCGTCGCTCGAGAGCTACGATCCCAACCTGATCTTCTCGAGCGAGATCCAGACCATTCTCGAGGAGCAGCTGCAATCGCTGCCCGAACTGACGCGGTGTATCTTCCGCGACAACCGTTTCGAGCACAAGACCTATGAGGAGATTGCCCAGAAATACGGCATTTCGGTCTGGAAGGTGGCCCGCGAAATCCAGGCCACGCTGCAGACGCTCCGCCTCGCACTGAAAGACTATCTTCCGATCCTGCTCATCCTGCTGTCGATGCGCCGGTAGATCCCTCCGTGCGCCGGCCGCACACCCGTACACGCAAAAAAGCGGGCGGCGTTTCTCGAAAAACGCCGCCCGCTATCGTTTCCGAAACCCTTGCGGGAAGGGGTCACTCGTCGATGAAGTCGATATTCACCTCGCGCTGGAAAACCTCCTGCAGCGAGATATTGGTCTCGGTGGTAGCGATGCCCTGGATGCGCAGGATCCCGTCGAAGATCGTATGCATGAGGTGCTCGTTGTCCACACAGTAGAGCTTCACGAGGATGTTGCCCTTGCCGGTGATGTAGTGACACTCGACGATCTCGTCGACCTTCTTCAGTTCCTCGACCGTATGGGCCTGCAGCTGCGGATCCTTGAGCAGGATGCTG is a genomic window containing:
- a CDS encoding FecR family protein, which translates into the protein MKEELLYRYLSGETTEAENAEILAWLDSDPEAHLHELNRIRYICQAADEALLAVARPKRRRAPLLRLVRYASGVAASLLLLGGVWYFASRTTADSISDRMAVVEVPDGQYIRLTLEDGTAVWLNAGTRLEYPVVFNRSKRQVKISGEAIFDVTHEADRPFVVKTFVSEIEVLGTRFSVHTDEERNLFSTTLMQGRVKVVNLNDPSQTMLMEPNDMVSLVDGRFCKSRVQNFAETSWTEGLIHLESMPFDELMERFERAFAVHIVLECDPLPVVDIISGEIRVSDGIDNALSVLQQIVDFTYEHDYTHNTIYIR
- a CDS encoding Lrp/AsnC family transcriptional regulator; protein product: MAKTALDAIDRKILKYLIKNARMPFLEIARECGISGAAIHQRIRKLDEAGVIRGSRLIVDPKVMGFDVCAYISILLKDPQLQAHTVEELKKVDEIVECHYITGKGNILVKLYCVDNEHLMHTIFDGILRIQGIATTETNISLQEVFQREVNIDFIDE
- a CDS encoding RNA polymerase sigma-70 factor, with protein sequence MTLDTSIRRFCDTFHQERAKYANFAMRFVRDRAAAEDLVNDSFVTFWERRETLAEETVCEAYFYTIVKNKCLNYLRDMQTRSKIRGDLQDTSSRLMQYDLASLESYDPNLIFSSEIQTILEEQLQSLPELTRCIFRDNRFEHKTYEEIAQKYGISVWKVAREIQATLQTLRLALKDYLPILLILLSMRR